In Stenotrophomonas sp. ESTM1D_MKCIP4_1, a single genomic region encodes these proteins:
- a CDS encoding murein L,D-transpeptidase catalytic domain family protein, translating to MAGSPPAVASTDDLTALLARTAPNADRHVLKLAATALRCALQRPELGIKAERLGVIDYSRPSTEQRLWVFDLARQRLLFEEWVAHGRNSGGNRTEHFSNRDGSFMSSIGAFTAQETYMGGNGYSLRLDGLEPGFNDKARDRAIVIHGAPYVNPTMARLQGRLGRSLGCPAVRLSVSRPLIDSLRGGTLVFAYYPDQQWLQHSQLLSPQCGEAGGVAAR from the coding sequence ATGGCCGGGTCTCCGCCGGCCGTTGCCAGCACCGATGACCTGACCGCGCTGCTGGCGCGCACGGCACCCAATGCCGACCGCCACGTGCTGAAGCTGGCGGCGACGGCGCTGCGTTGCGCCCTGCAGCGGCCGGAACTGGGCATCAAGGCCGAACGGCTGGGCGTGATCGATTACTCGCGGCCCTCCACCGAACAGCGGCTGTGGGTGTTTGATCTGGCCCGGCAGCGGTTGCTGTTCGAGGAATGGGTGGCGCACGGCCGCAACAGCGGTGGCAACCGCACCGAGCACTTCTCCAACCGCGACGGCAGTTTCATGTCCAGCATCGGGGCATTCACCGCGCAGGAAACCTACATGGGCGGCAATGGTTATTCGCTGCGGCTGGACGGCCTGGAACCGGGCTTCAATGACAAGGCGCGTGATCGGGCCATCGTCATCCACGGTGCGCCCTATGTGAACCCGACCATGGCGCGACTGCAGGGGCGGCTGGGCCGCAGTCTGGGTTGCCCGGCGGTGCGCCTGTCGGTGTCACGGCCGCTGATCGACTCGCTGCGTGGCGGCACGTTGGTGTTTGCCTACTACCCCGATCAGCAATGGCTGCAGCATTCGCAGCTGCTGTCGCCACAGTGTGGTGAAGCAGGCGGCGTCGCTGCCCGGTGA
- a CDS encoding HutD family protein: MDIDALLRTPSQVISRLDYRRERWRNGLGWTREILRLPAQGDDWALRLSVAEIEQNAAFSAFPGVERELVLLQGNGVRLRFADGRVAEVLPPHGRVRFAGEDALDGELVDGTTHDFNLMWKRGQVQAELLHRPLVGSMFFFCEPGVAWALYLLAGHAAFGADSGLPPMQAGDAAWLAAGARQRHALQGGGELLAIRVSAAAASTHDMDAVV, from the coding sequence ATGGACATAGATGCTCTGCTGCGCACCCCGAGCCAGGTGATTTCCCGCCTGGACTACCGCCGCGAACGCTGGCGCAACGGACTGGGCTGGACCCGGGAGATCCTGCGCCTGCCCGCGCAGGGCGATGACTGGGCGCTGCGCCTGTCGGTGGCCGAGATCGAACAGAATGCCGCGTTTTCCGCCTTCCCCGGCGTGGAACGCGAGCTGGTGCTGCTGCAGGGCAACGGCGTTCGCCTGCGGTTCGCCGATGGCCGTGTTGCCGAGGTGCTGCCGCCGCATGGGCGCGTGCGCTTTGCCGGCGAGGACGCGCTGGATGGCGAGCTGGTGGATGGCACCACCCACGATTTCAACCTGATGTGGAAGCGCGGGCAGGTGCAGGCCGAGCTGCTGCATCGGCCGTTGGTGGGGTCGATGTTCTTCTTCTGCGAACCGGGCGTGGCCTGGGCGCTGTACCTGCTGGCCGGGCACGCGGCATTCGGTGCGGACAGCGGGCTGCCGCCGATGCAGGCCGGGGACGCGGCGTGGTTGGCCGCAGGCGCGCGGCAGCGACATGCGTTGCAGGGCGGCGGTGAGTTGTTGGCGATACGGGTGAGTGCGGCGGCGGCGTCCACGCATGACATGGATGCGGTGGTGTAG
- a CDS encoding sulfite reductase subunit alpha — translation MSRRPSRAFLGNLIVMVLLAVAGYALLRLHLGETWWQGAPPARHWQGALLATAVYALACTALWWRGRPRDDAADGDVVPLLLVWSSQTGFARELAERSAEALRAASLPVRVRGLHEVDAGVLAQSQRALFIASTTGEGDPPDHALPFLRRVMSTSPSLDHLQFGVLALGDRSYGHFCAFGHQLDDWLRQHGAHPMFDAIEVDNADPAALRHWQQLLGQIGGGASELPDWSPAEYQPWPLLQREHLNPGSLGGPVYWLRLQPPPGSDAQWQAGDIAEIGPQHAAPATRAWLLERGFDPDLRLDEGDALLDRVMRSHLPSLVAPGNLPDLLDSLQPLPHREYSIASVMADGALELLLRRQLRADGTPGIGSGWLCDHAVLQQPVQLRLRRNPNFHGVAADVPLLLIGNGTGIAGLRAHLHERARSGGHRTWLLFGERSAAHDFHFGDELQAMQAEGTLARLDAVFSRDGGAHRYVQDRLLAEAATLRQWVDEGATILVCGSLQGMAPAVDAVIEQVLGADGKEALLLAGRYRRDVY, via the coding sequence ATGAGCCGCCGTCCATCACGCGCCTTCCTCGGCAACCTGATCGTGATGGTGCTGCTGGCCGTGGCCGGCTATGCGCTGCTGCGCCTGCATCTGGGCGAAACCTGGTGGCAGGGTGCGCCGCCTGCGCGCCACTGGCAGGGGGCGTTGCTGGCCACGGCGGTGTATGCGCTGGCCTGTACCGCGCTGTGGTGGCGTGGCCGCCCGCGCGATGACGCCGCCGATGGCGATGTCGTTCCGCTGCTGCTGGTGTGGTCCAGCCAGACCGGCTTTGCCCGCGAGCTGGCCGAACGCAGCGCTGAGGCTCTACGCGCCGCCAGCCTGCCGGTACGCGTGCGTGGCCTGCATGAAGTCGACGCCGGCGTGCTGGCACAGAGCCAGCGCGCCCTGTTCATCGCCAGTACCACCGGCGAAGGCGATCCACCGGATCACGCCCTGCCCTTCCTGCGCCGGGTGATGAGCACCTCGCCCTCGCTGGACCACCTGCAGTTCGGCGTACTCGCATTGGGCGACCGCAGCTACGGGCACTTCTGTGCGTTCGGCCACCAGCTCGATGACTGGCTGCGCCAGCACGGCGCACACCCGATGTTCGATGCGATCGAAGTCGACAACGCTGATCCGGCCGCACTGCGGCACTGGCAGCAGCTGCTCGGCCAGATCGGCGGTGGCGCCAGCGAACTGCCCGACTGGAGCCCGGCCGAGTACCAGCCGTGGCCGCTGCTGCAGCGCGAACACCTCAACCCCGGCAGCCTGGGCGGGCCGGTGTACTGGCTGCGCCTGCAGCCACCGCCCGGCAGCGATGCGCAGTGGCAGGCCGGCGACATCGCCGAGATCGGCCCGCAGCATGCAGCGCCCGCCACCCGCGCGTGGCTGCTGGAGCGCGGCTTCGATCCGGACCTGCGACTGGACGAGGGCGATGCGCTGCTGGATCGCGTCATGCGCTCGCACCTGCCCAGCCTCGTTGCGCCGGGCAACCTGCCCGATCTGCTGGATTCGCTGCAGCCGCTGCCCCATCGCGAGTACTCGATTGCGTCGGTGATGGCCGACGGCGCACTGGAGCTGCTGCTGCGCCGCCAGCTGCGTGCCGACGGCACACCCGGCATCGGCAGTGGCTGGCTGTGCGACCACGCCGTGCTGCAGCAGCCGGTGCAGCTGCGCCTGCGCCGCAACCCGAATTTCCATGGCGTGGCAGCCGACGTGCCGCTGCTGCTGATCGGCAACGGCACCGGCATCGCCGGCCTGCGCGCGCACCTGCATGAGCGCGCCCGCAGCGGTGGCCACCGCACCTGGCTGTTGTTCGGCGAACGCTCGGCCGCCCACGATTTCCATTTCGGCGATGAACTGCAGGCCATGCAGGCCGAGGGCACACTGGCGCGGTTGGATGCGGTGTTCAGCCGCGATGGCGGCGCGCATCGCTATGTGCAGGACCGGCTGCTGGCCGAAGCGGCGACGCTGCGGCAGTGGGTGGATGAGGGCGCCACGATCCTGGTCTGCGGCAGCCTGCAGGGCATGGCCCCGGCGGTGGATGCGGTGATCGAACAGGTGCTCGGCGCCGACGGCAAGGAAGCGCTGCTGCTGGCCGGCCGCTACCGGCGCGACGTGTACTGA
- a CDS encoding FAD:protein FMN transferase translates to MTDSPLDIARLGGTTMGTTWSVSLVAPRQRDLHPLHAGIQARLDEVVAQMSTWDAGSDLGRYNRAAAGQWCTLPTETRHVLAAAQAIAAASDGAFDPTVGPLVALWGFGAQAGPRRVPDTATLQATRARCGWQRLQWRDDALLQPGGLELDLSAIAKGFGVDHVGAWLRAQGISAALVEVGGELAGFGRKPDGQPWRVLVESAPEEDARTDTPPRVLALDGKAVATSGDRWHQYQADGQAYSHSLDPRTGMPVRQVAAAVTVVADDAMHADAWATVLTVLGRENGLALAEREGLAARYLERALDGAHEHLSSAFQRLLDEQAA, encoded by the coding sequence ATGACCGATTCCCCGCTCGACATCGCCCGCCTCGGCGGCACCACCATGGGCACCACCTGGAGTGTGTCGCTGGTGGCGCCACGCCAGCGCGACCTGCACCCGCTGCACGCCGGCATCCAGGCCCGCCTGGATGAGGTGGTCGCGCAGATGAGTACCTGGGACGCCGGTTCGGACCTGGGGCGCTACAACCGCGCCGCGGCCGGCCAGTGGTGCACGCTGCCCACCGAAACCCGCCATGTGCTGGCCGCTGCGCAGGCCATCGCGGCCGCCAGCGATGGCGCGTTCGATCCAACCGTGGGCCCACTGGTCGCACTGTGGGGCTTTGGCGCGCAGGCCGGCCCGCGGCGTGTGCCTGATACCGCCACCCTGCAGGCCACCCGCGCACGCTGCGGCTGGCAGCGGCTGCAGTGGCGCGATGACGCCCTGCTGCAACCGGGCGGCCTGGAACTCGATCTTTCTGCGATCGCCAAAGGCTTCGGTGTCGACCATGTGGGCGCGTGGCTGCGTGCGCAGGGCATCAGCGCTGCATTGGTTGAAGTGGGCGGCGAACTGGCCGGGTTCGGCCGCAAACCCGATGGCCAGCCGTGGCGCGTGCTGGTCGAATCCGCCCCGGAAGAAGACGCGCGCACGGACACGCCGCCGCGCGTGCTGGCGCTGGACGGCAAGGCCGTGGCCACCTCGGGCGACCGCTGGCACCAGTACCAGGCCGATGGCCAGGCCTACAGCCACAGTCTGGACCCGCGCACTGGCATGCCCGTGCGCCAGGTGGCCGCTGCCGTCACCGTGGTGGCCGACGATGCGATGCACGCCGATGCCTGGGCCACCGTGCTGACAGTGCTTGGCCGCGAAAACGGACTGGCCCTGGCCGAACGCGAAGGCCTTGCCGCACGCTATCTGGAACGCGCCCTCGACGGCGCACACGAACATCTCAGCAGCGCCTTCCAGCGCCTGCTGGATGAGCAGGCCGCATGA
- a CDS encoding DUF4198 domain-containing protein produces MKRTLVLAAALAAALPFSALAHKAWLLPSQTVIAGNAPWITVDGAVSNDLFYFNHVPLRLESLVITAPDGSSVQPQNAATGKFRSVFDLELKQQGTYRIASVNDGLFATYEQNGERKRWRGTAATFGELPKDAKKLEVSQSVGRVETFVTNGAPNDTALKPTNRGIELVAVGHPNDLFAGEEATFRVLVDGKPTAGLEFEIVRGATRYRNAQDELKLTSDAKGEIKVTWAEAGMYWLETGTEDTKTSVKQAAKRRLSYVATLEVLPQ; encoded by the coding sequence ATGAAGCGCACGCTCGTCCTAGCCGCCGCCCTGGCCGCTGCCCTTCCGTTCTCGGCCCTAGCCCACAAGGCCTGGCTGCTGCCCTCGCAGACCGTCATCGCCGGCAACGCGCCGTGGATCACCGTCGACGGTGCGGTCTCCAACGACCTGTTCTATTTCAACCACGTGCCACTGCGCCTGGAATCGCTGGTCATCACCGCACCGGACGGCAGCAGCGTGCAGCCGCAGAATGCGGCCACCGGCAAGTTCCGCAGCGTGTTCGACCTCGAGCTGAAGCAGCAGGGCACCTACCGCATCGCCTCGGTCAATGACGGCCTGTTCGCCACCTACGAACAGAACGGCGAACGCAAGCGCTGGCGCGGCACCGCGGCCACCTTCGGCGAGCTGCCCAAGGATGCGAAGAAGCTGGAGGTAAGCCAGTCGGTGGGCCGGGTGGAAACCTTCGTCACCAACGGCGCGCCGAACGACACCGCACTGAAGCCGACCAACCGTGGCATCGAACTGGTGGCGGTGGGCCATCCGAACGATCTGTTCGCGGGCGAAGAAGCGACCTTCCGCGTGCTGGTGGATGGCAAGCCGACCGCCGGCCTGGAATTCGAGATCGTGCGTGGCGCCACCCGCTACCGCAACGCGCAGGACGAGCTGAAGCTGACCAGCGATGCCAAGGGCGAGATCAAGGTGACCTGGGCGGAAGCCGGCATGTACTGGCTGGAAACCGGCACGGAAGACACCAAGACCTCGGTGAAGCAGGCCGCCAAGCGTCGCCTGAGCTACGTCGCCACGCTGGAAGTGCTGCCGCAGTAA
- a CDS encoding DUF2271 domain-containing protein, with protein sequence MRVTLTIALSGLLATSPAYAATLDINVEVPKLNVAEYHRPYVAVWLEGADQKVAANLSVWYQQTGNSEGHGTKWLPDLRQWWRKSGRTLQVPVDGVTGPTRPAGKHALSFTDQQPALKQLAPGNYTLVVEAVREVGGRELLKIPFTWPATAAQTGKAQGATELGQVTLAVKP encoded by the coding sequence ATGCGCGTCACCCTCACCATCGCCCTCAGCGGGCTGCTGGCCACCTCGCCGGCCTACGCCGCCACCCTCGACATCAACGTCGAAGTGCCCAAGCTCAACGTCGCCGAGTACCACCGCCCGTATGTGGCCGTATGGCTGGAAGGCGCCGACCAGAAGGTGGCTGCCAACCTGTCGGTCTGGTACCAGCAGACCGGCAACAGCGAGGGCCATGGCACCAAGTGGCTGCCCGACCTGCGCCAGTGGTGGCGCAAGAGCGGCCGCACCCTGCAGGTGCCGGTGGACGGCGTGACCGGCCCCACCCGTCCGGCCGGCAAGCACGCGCTGTCCTTCACCGACCAGCAGCCGGCACTGAAGCAGCTGGCCCCGGGCAACTACACCCTGGTGGTAGAAGCCGTGCGCGAAGTCGGCGGCCGCGAACTGCTGAAGATCCCCTTCACCTGGCCGGCCACCGCCGCACAGACGGGCAAGGCGCAGGGCGCCACCGAACTGGGCCAGGTCACCCTCGCCGTCAAGCCGTAA
- a CDS encoding PepSY-associated TM helix domain-containing protein, whose protein sequence is MSRPASSAVQQQQSRGFWLRTLHQWHWISSAMCLIGMLLFAATGLTLNHAAKIEAKPQVQNQQLELPATLLGTLGDREEGNAPIPLPVRQWLDAQLDIGIGGRPAEWSPEEIYLSLPRPGGDAWLSIDRESGAVEYESTSRGVVSYLNDLHKGRNAGPAWGWFLDLFAVACLVFCITGLFLLHLHARQRRMTWPLVGLGLMIPLLIALLLIH, encoded by the coding sequence GTGAGCCGTCCTGCCTCGTCCGCCGTGCAGCAGCAACAAAGCCGTGGCTTCTGGCTGCGTACGCTGCACCAGTGGCACTGGATCAGCTCGGCGATGTGCCTGATCGGCATGCTGCTGTTCGCTGCCACCGGCCTGACCCTGAACCACGCGGCGAAGATCGAAGCCAAGCCACAGGTGCAGAACCAGCAGCTGGAACTGCCGGCCACGCTGCTCGGCACGCTGGGCGACCGCGAAGAGGGCAACGCGCCGATTCCGCTGCCCGTGCGGCAATGGCTGGATGCGCAGCTGGACATCGGCATCGGTGGCCGCCCGGCCGAATGGTCGCCGGAGGAAATCTACCTGTCGCTGCCGCGCCCCGGTGGCGATGCCTGGCTGAGCATCGACCGCGAAAGCGGTGCGGTGGAATACGAATCGACCTCCCGCGGCGTGGTGTCCTACCTCAACGATCTGCACAAAGGCCGCAACGCCGGCCCGGCGTGGGGCTGGTTCCTGGACCTGTTCGCGGTGGCCTGCCTGGTGTTCTGCATCACCGGCCTGTTCCTGCTGCACCTGCATGCGCGGCAGCGGCGCATGACCTGGCCGCTGGTCGGCCTGGGCCTGATGATCCCGCTGCTGATCGCCCTGCTGCTGATCCACTGA
- a CDS encoding TonB-dependent receptor, giving the protein MAQRHRVRSPLSRHLLTSAVLAAFASPAFANSASAPQTLDTVVVTASGFEQKITDAPASISVITQEELTTRPYMTLLDAVRDLEGVDVGETRDKTGQGTISMRGMGSDYTLILVNGRRQNNHGDIYPNNFGGNQFNHIPPLDAIERIEVIRGPASTLYGADAMGGVINIITKRSLDRWSGSATLGGTFETDDQFGDDRTADVYVTGPLVPNVLNLSARASWYDRDASNPVYSPVLDPSGVAHDRSLGFGGGGKTVDNTNKAGGISLDWNISDAQRLTLDYDTSRQEYDNAIKINDAGEEEYPVGTVDSISSIWRSSNFCRGASGANANACRSNGGTWSRRADPRVGYSPSQEFTRDAWAITHEGRWGFGNSLVSLSHVATNNEGRTMPFTVAEREHLLQMIDATGPYAGMALADRRALAASTFLPRPARTLESAQYTLDAKLDIPFQAAGQHVAVVGAQVIRGELTDGVFGTERGTPGLTQDHNMYSLFAEDTWTVLAPLAITYGLRYDDHEVFGDQLSPRLYGVYTVNDAWTVKGGISTGFKTPKTTQLYDGVTGFGGQGTSPMFGNPDLKPETSTSTELAVYWQHPAGHSFNATAFHNRFDDKIASQPCGAALTLSCSSTGEYADLGYASSTRTVNIDEVVIQGAEVAGRWNISDQFSLRANYTFTDSEQKSGAEKGRPLGNSARHMANATFDWRASERFNVFLTAEARSKRYGGISTVTGEERYYKDYTVLHLGASFEATEWLTVNARINNLLDRDFTTYQTYFTDLDGDGIYTDDTNEVLFEDDYNNKDKARSVWVSLNIRF; this is encoded by the coding sequence ATGGCCCAGCGCCATCGTGTCCGTTCGCCCCTGTCCCGCCACCTGCTGACCAGCGCCGTGCTGGCTGCATTCGCCAGCCCCGCCTTCGCCAACAGCGCCTCCGCGCCGCAGACCCTGGATACGGTGGTGGTCACCGCATCGGGCTTTGAACAGAAGATCACCGATGCCCCGGCCAGCATTTCGGTCATCACCCAGGAAGAACTGACCACGCGTCCTTACATGACGCTGCTCGATGCGGTGCGCGACCTGGAAGGCGTGGACGTCGGCGAAACCCGCGACAAGACCGGCCAGGGCACCATCTCCATGCGCGGCATGGGTTCGGACTACACCCTGATCCTGGTCAATGGCCGCCGCCAGAACAACCACGGCGACATCTACCCGAACAACTTCGGCGGCAACCAGTTCAACCACATCCCACCGCTGGATGCGATCGAACGCATCGAGGTCATCCGCGGCCCGGCCTCCACCCTGTACGGCGCCGACGCCATGGGCGGCGTCATCAACATCATCACCAAGCGCTCGCTGGACCGCTGGAGCGGATCGGCCACGCTGGGTGGCACCTTTGAAACCGATGACCAGTTCGGTGACGACCGCACCGCCGATGTGTATGTCACCGGGCCGCTGGTGCCCAATGTGCTCAATCTTTCCGCGCGCGCAAGCTGGTACGACCGCGATGCGTCCAACCCGGTGTACAGCCCCGTGCTCGACCCCAGCGGGGTGGCGCACGACCGTTCGCTGGGCTTCGGCGGCGGCGGCAAGACCGTGGACAACACCAACAAGGCCGGCGGCATCAGCCTGGACTGGAACATCAGCGATGCGCAGCGCCTGACCCTGGATTACGACACCTCGCGCCAGGAGTACGACAACGCGATCAAGATCAACGATGCCGGTGAAGAGGAATACCCGGTCGGCACCGTGGACAGCATCAGCAGCATCTGGCGCAGCAGCAACTTCTGCCGTGGCGCCAGTGGCGCCAATGCCAACGCCTGCCGCAGCAACGGCGGTACCTGGTCGCGCCGTGCCGATCCGCGCGTGGGCTACAGCCCCAGCCAGGAATTCACCCGCGATGCGTGGGCCATCACCCACGAAGGCCGCTGGGGCTTCGGCAACAGCCTGGTCTCGCTGTCGCACGTCGCCACCAACAACGAGGGCCGCACCATGCCCTTCACCGTGGCCGAACGCGAACACCTGCTGCAGATGATCGATGCCACCGGCCCGTATGCCGGCATGGCGCTGGCCGATCGCCGCGCCCTGGCCGCGTCGACCTTCCTGCCGCGCCCGGCGCGCACGCTGGAAAGCGCGCAGTACACGCTGGATGCGAAGCTCGACATTCCCTTCCAGGCCGCCGGCCAGCACGTAGCCGTGGTCGGCGCGCAGGTCATCCGCGGCGAGCTGACCGACGGCGTGTTCGGTACCGAGCGTGGCACCCCGGGGCTGACCCAGGACCACAACATGTACTCGCTGTTCGCCGAGGACACCTGGACCGTGCTGGCACCGCTGGCCATCACCTACGGCCTGCGCTACGACGATCACGAAGTGTTTGGCGACCAGCTCAGCCCGCGCCTGTACGGCGTCTACACCGTCAATGACGCCTGGACGGTGAAGGGTGGCATCAGCACCGGCTTCAAGACGCCCAAGACCACCCAGCTGTACGACGGCGTCACCGGCTTCGGTGGCCAGGGCACCTCGCCCATGTTCGGCAACCCCGACCTGAAGCCGGAAACCAGCACCAGCACCGAACTGGCGGTGTACTGGCAGCACCCGGCCGGGCACAGCTTCAACGCCACCGCCTTCCACAACCGCTTCGATGACAAGATCGCTTCGCAGCCCTGCGGCGCGGCACTGACGCTGTCGTGCAGTTCCACCGGTGAGTATGCCGACCTGGGGTATGCCAGCAGCACGCGCACGGTCAATATCGACGAGGTGGTGATCCAGGGCGCCGAAGTGGCCGGCCGCTGGAACATCAGCGACCAGTTCAGCCTGCGCGCGAACTACACCTTCACCGACAGCGAGCAGAAGAGCGGCGCCGAGAAGGGCCGCCCGCTGGGCAACAGCGCGCGGCACATGGCCAACGCCACTTTCGACTGGCGCGCCAGCGAACGCTTCAACGTGTTCCTCACCGCCGAAGCACGTTCCAAGCGCTACGGCGGCATCAGCACCGTGACCGGCGAGGAACGCTACTACAAGGATTACACCGTGCTGCACCTGGGCGCCTCGTTCGAGGCCACCGAATGGCTGACGGTCAATGCCCGCATCAACAACCTGCTGGACCGCGACTTCACCACCTACCAGACCTACTTCACCGATCTGGATGGCGATGGCATCTACACCGATGACACCAACGAAGTGCTGTTCGAGGATGACTACAACAACAAGGACAAGGCACGCAGCGTCTGGGTCAGCCTGAACATCCGCTTCTGA
- a CDS encoding Fe2+-dependent dioxygenase, translating into MLLHIPNVLAPEEIALVRQRLDAADWADGRETVGAQGAQVKHNEQLPDASPLKAELGQRVLAALGRSPLFFAAALPLKILPPRFNRYIGGGTYGFHVDGAVMNLGHGEQLRSDISCTLFLSAPEEYDGGELVISDTYGEHEVKLPAGDLIVYPSSSLHQVNPVTRGARVASFFWVQSMIRDDTQRRLLWEMDTSIERLRQTGGDAGAVLQLTGVYHNLLRRWSEV; encoded by the coding sequence ATGCTGCTGCACATTCCCAACGTGCTGGCGCCTGAAGAGATCGCCCTGGTCCGCCAGCGCCTGGACGCGGCCGACTGGGCCGATGGCCGCGAGACCGTCGGCGCGCAGGGCGCACAGGTCAAGCACAACGAACAACTGCCTGATGCCTCGCCGCTGAAGGCCGAACTCGGGCAGCGCGTGCTCGCCGCACTGGGTCGCAGCCCGTTGTTCTTCGCTGCCGCACTGCCACTGAAGATTCTGCCACCCCGCTTCAACCGCTACATCGGTGGCGGCACCTACGGCTTCCACGTCGATGGCGCGGTGATGAACCTGGGCCATGGCGAACAGCTGCGTTCGGACATCTCCTGCACCCTGTTCCTGTCCGCGCCGGAGGAGTACGACGGTGGCGAACTGGTGATCAGCGATACCTACGGCGAGCACGAAGTGAAGCTGCCGGCCGGCGACCTCATCGTGTACCCGTCCAGCAGCCTGCACCAGGTCAACCCGGTCACCCGCGGTGCGCGCGTAGCCTCCTTCTTCTGGGTGCAGAGCATGATCCGCGACGATACGCAGCGGCGCCTGCTGTGGGAGATGGACACCTCCATCGAACGCCTGCGGCAGACTGGTGGCGATGCAGGCGCGGTGCTGCAGCTGACCGGCGTGTACCACAACCTGCTGCGGCGCTGGAGCGAAGTCTGA